A section of the Humulus lupulus chromosome 2, drHumLupu1.1, whole genome shotgun sequence genome encodes:
- the LOC133818333 gene encoding U-box domain-containing protein 3, giving the protein MGQEEEERESVPVAVTEEEEEEEEEAKKERKEEACNLRKHSLIMEISSKLIHGDLDSKIEAARDIRKLVRKTCSSYSSSSSSPSPSPFSGKTRSKLGVAGVIQPLVLMLVSPNPDAREAALLALLNLAVRDERNKVKIVTAGAVPPLVDLLRFQNGSLRELATAAILTLSAAASNKPTIAASGAAPLLVQILSSGSVQGRVDAVTALHNLSTCKENSISVIDARAVPPLINLLKECRKKYSKFAEKATALLEILSNSEEGRVAISNSDGGILALVETVEDGSLVSTEHAVGALLSLCQSCRDKYRELILKEGAIPGLLRLTVEGTPEAQERARTLLDLLRDTPDEKRLTSSVLEKIVYDIAARVDGADKAAETAKRLLQDMVQRSMEHSMSNIQHRAASCTPANISSS; this is encoded by the exons atggggcAAGAGGAGGAGGAGAGAGAAAGCGTACCGGTAGCAGTGAcggaggaggaggaagaagaagaagaagaagccaaaaaagaaagaaaggaggaGGCTTGCAACTTGAGGAAGCATTCTCTCATTATGGAAATTTCTTCCAAGCTCATCCATGGTGATCTGGACTCCAAGATTGAAGCTGCTAGAGATATTCGAAAGCTAGTGAGGAAGActtgttcttcttattcttcGTCTTCGTCTTCGCCTTCTCCTTCCCCTTTTTCTGGGAAAACTCGGTCCAAATTGGGTGTGGCGGGTGTGATTCAACCATTGGTATTGATGCTGGTCTCACCTAACCCAGATGCCCGAGAAGCCGCTCTCCTCGCCCTCCTCAACCTCGCCGTCCGCGACGAAAG AAACAAGGTCAAGATAGTGACAGCTGGAGCCGTACCCCCTCTTGTAGACCTCTTGAGGTTCCAAAATGGTAGTTTAAGGGAACTAGCTACAGCGGCAATCTTAACCCTGTCTGCTGCTGCATCAAACAAGCCAACCATTGCAGCTTCTGGCGCTGCACCTCTTCTGGTACAGATTCTCAGCTCTGGTAGTGTTCAAGGAAGAGTTGATGCTGTGACAGCGCTACACAATCTCTCTACCTGCAAAGAGAACTCAATTTCTGTTATTGATGCTAGAGCAGTTCCTCCTCTTATCAACCTTCTCAAAGAATGCAGGAAGAAGTACTCTAAATTCGCTGAGAAAGCAACAGCCCTACTCGAAATCCTATCGAACTCTGAAGAAGGGCGTGTTGCAATCTCAAACTCAGATGGGGGGATATTAGCATTAGTAGAGACTGTTGAAGATGGATCCCTTGTGAGCACTGAACATGCAGTTGGAGCTTTGCTTTCTTTATGCCAGAGCTGTAGAGATAAGTATCGGGAACTCATTCTCAAAGAAGGTGCAATCCCAGGCCTTCTGCGTTTGACAGTAGAGGGCACACCAGAAGCCCAGGAGAGGGCTCGCACGCTTTTGGACTTGCTTAGAGATACACCCGATGAAAAGAGACTAACATCCTCAGTCCTAGAGAAAATAGTTTACGATATTGCTGCCAGGGTAGATGGAGCGGATAAAGCTGCAGAAACTGCAAAGAGGCTGCTGCAAGACATGGTTCAGAGAAGCATGGAGCACAGCATGAGTAATATCCAACATAGAGCTGCATCTTGTACACCCGCCAATATTTCCTCGTCATGA